CGATTGGAGCTCGATTGCCCCAAGTTGGCCATTTCTACTTGATGGGTTAGTCGTTACCGCTAAAATTACCATTACCGCTATCGTCGTTGGGATCTTGTGGGGGACCGTCCTCGCAGTGATGCGTTTATCAACATTTAAGCCAATCAGCTGGTTTGCCGCCCTATACGTCAACACCTTCCGCTCAATCCCATTAGTCATGGTGTTGTTGTGGTTCTATCTGATTGTGCCTAACTTAGTCCAAAATGTTCTAGGCTTATCACCAAAAAGTGATATCCGTTTAATTTCAGCGATGGTAGCCTTCTCACTTTTTGAAGCGGCGTATTACTCTGAAATTATTCGAGCTGGTATTCAAAGTATCTCAAGGGGTCAAGCCTCTGCTGCACTAGCTCTCGGTATGACGCAAATGCAAACAATGAGGTTAGTCATTCTACCTCAAGCCTTTAAGGCCATGGTTCCTCTGTTATTGACACAAGGTATCGTGCTATTTCAGGACTCCTCATTAGTCTATGTACTGAGTCTAACCGACTTCTTCCGCACCGCGACTAATATCGGTGAACGTGACGGTACACAAGTAGAAATGATATTGTTTGCAGGTTTCGTGTATTTTATTATCAGTTTCGGCGCTTCCATGCTGGTGAATTATCTTAAGAAAAGGACTGTTTCATGATTACCCTGAAAAATATATCCAAATGGTATGGCCAGTTTCAGGTACTCACTGACTGCACAACTGAAGTCAAAAAAGGCGAAGTCGTCGTTGTCTGTGGGCCATCAGGCTCTGGTAAATCCACACTAATAAAAACAGTGAATGGTCTTGAGCCCGTTCAACAGGGTGAAATTTTTGTAAATGGTATCCAAGTCAATGATAAAAAAACCGATTTGGCAAAACTTCGCTCTAAAGTAGGTATGGTGTTCCAACACTTTG
This portion of the Providencia manganoxydans genome encodes:
- the gltK gene encoding glutamate/aspartate ABC transporter permease GltK — translated: MFYDFDWSSIAPSWPFLLDGLVVTAKITITAIVVGILWGTVLAVMRLSTFKPISWFAALYVNTFRSIPLVMVLLWFYLIVPNLVQNVLGLSPKSDIRLISAMVAFSLFEAAYYSEIIRAGIQSISRGQASAALALGMTQMQTMRLVILPQAFKAMVPLLLTQGIVLFQDSSLVYVLSLTDFFRTATNIGERDGTQVEMILFAGFVYFIISFGASMLVNYLKKRTVS